A genome region from Blochmannia endosymbiont of Polyrhachis (Hedomyrma) turneri includes the following:
- the pgi gene encoding glucose-6-phosphate isomerase has translation MKDINPTTTTAWKELQSHFDNIKDIRMIDLFNQDKDRFSNFSGVFNDEILIDYSKNRLTQETLMKLFALAEECDLRSAIVAMFHGVKINRTENRAVLHIALRNKCNIPIFVDGHDVMPDIHLMLFKMKTFSESIISGAWKGFTGKSITDVVNIGIGGSNLGPYMVTEALKAYKNHLRMHFVSNIDGTHIMETLKSVNVETTLFLIVSKTFLTQETMTNAFTARLWFMEFAKNEQYISKHFIALSSNFTEVGKFGISIDNIFEVWDWVGGRYSLWSAVGLSIVLSVGFECFEQLLLGAHDMDQHFYHMPFEKNFPVILALIGIWYNNFFCVETEAILPYDQYMHRFAAYFQQGNMESNGKSIDRCGNLVTYETGPIVWGEVGTNGQHAFYQLIHQGTKMVPCDFIAPVVSHNPIYDHHVKLLSNFFAQTKALAFGELCDNVKVHQSFKFLDFSDGVVKGFNAKYATPHKICMGNRPSNSILVRKFTPYTLGALIALYEHKIFTQGVIFNIYTFDQWGVELGKRCSDIILQELKSNHMVYMHDSSTNGLINCYKDWRD, from the coding sequence ATGAAGGATATTAATCCTACTACTACTACAGCGTGGAAGGAATTACAGAGTCATTTTGATAATATAAAAGATATTCGTATGATTGATTTGTTTAATCAGGACAAGGATCGTTTTTCTAACTTTTCCGGTGTTTTTAATGATGAAATTTTAATTGATTATTCTAAAAATCGTCTTACTCAAGAGACGCTTATGAAACTTTTTGCTTTAGCTGAAGAATGTGATTTAAGGAGTGCTATTGTTGCTATGTTTCATGGGGTGAAGATTAATCGTACCGAAAATCGAGCAGTGTTGCATATTGCTTTGCGTAATAAATGTAATATACCAATTTTTGTTGATGGCCATGATGTGATGCCTGATATTCATTTGATGTTATTTAAAATGAAAACGTTTTCTGAAAGCATTATTTCTGGTGCATGGAAAGGATTTACTGGAAAATCTATTACTGATGTAGTGAATATTGGTATTGGGGGTTCTAATTTAGGGCCTTATATGGTTACTGAAGCTTTAAAGGCTTATAAGAATCATTTGAGGATGCATTTTGTTTCTAATATTGATGGCACTCATATTATGGAAACATTAAAGTCTGTGAATGTAGAGACTACATTATTTTTAATAGTCTCTAAAACTTTTCTTACTCAAGAGACTATGACTAATGCATTTACTGCTCGTTTGTGGTTTATGGAATTTGCAAAAAATGAACAATATATATCAAAACATTTTATTGCATTGTCTTCAAATTTCACAGAAGTTGGAAAATTTGGTATTAGTATTGATAATATTTTTGAAGTTTGGGATTGGGTAGGTGGTCGATATTCTTTGTGGTCTGCTGTTGGTTTATCGATTGTGCTGTCTGTGGGGTTTGAGTGTTTTGAGCAACTGCTGCTTGGAGCTCATGATATGGATCAACATTTTTATCATATGCCTTTTGAAAAAAATTTTCCTGTTATTCTTGCTTTGATTGGAATTTGGTATAATAATTTTTTTTGTGTAGAGACTGAAGCTATTTTACCATATGATCAATATATGCATCGTTTCGCTGCATATTTTCAACAGGGTAACATGGAATCTAATGGAAAATCTATTGATCGTTGTGGTAATTTAGTTACTTATGAAACAGGACCTATTGTATGGGGTGAGGTGGGTACAAATGGTCAACATGCTTTTTATCAGTTGATTCATCAAGGTACTAAGATGGTTCCTTGTGATTTTATTGCGCCAGTTGTTAGTCATAACCCTATTTATGATCATCATGTTAAGTTGTTATCAAATTTTTTTGCGCAAACTAAAGCATTAGCTTTTGGTGAATTGTGTGATAATGTTAAAGTACATCAATCATTTAAGTTTTTAGATTTTTCGGATGGTGTTGTTAAAGGATTTAATGCGAAATATGCTACCCCACATAAAATATGTATGGGCAATCGTCCTAGTAATTCTATTTTAGTGCGTAAATTTACTCCTTATACTTTGGGTGCATTGATTGCTTTGTATGAACACAAAATTTTTACTCAGGGTGTGATATTTAATATTTACACATTCGATCAGTGGGGGGTGGAGTTAGGGAAGCGATGTTCCGATATTATTCTACAAGAATTAAAGAGTAATCATATGGTATATATGCATGATAGTTCTACTAATGGTTTGATAAATTGTTATAAGGATTGGCGTGATTAA
- a CDS encoding homoserine O-succinyltransferase, whose product MPIRVLDELPSVGLLRGENIFVMKQSHVNIEINYEHDAVIKILILNLMPKKIETENQFLRLLSNFPLQIDIQLLCINHRNSKHTPIEHIQTFYCSFMDICDAQFDGLIVTGAPLGLVDFCDIVFWSEIKTIFLWALEHVTTSLFICWAAQAALYVLYDLPKVTRKEKLMGVYLHKTLNVHALLTRGFDGYFYVPHSRYSDFSAEVIRRFTDLEVLVESDIAGAYLFTSHDKRLVFITGHPEYDLLTLAQEYYRDLKNGLRVVVPENYFPENNPNLLPLMNWRSHGYLLFSNWLNYYVYQKVPYDIRDGVK is encoded by the coding sequence ATGCCAATTCGGGTATTAGACGAGTTGCCTTCGGTGGGTTTATTGCGTGGGGAAAATATTTTTGTTATGAAACAATCGCACGTCAATATTGAAATTAATTATGAACATGATGCAGTTATTAAAATTTTGATTTTAAATTTAATGCCGAAAAAAATTGAAACTGAAAACCAGTTTCTTAGATTGTTATCAAATTTTCCTTTACAGATAGATATTCAGTTATTATGTATTAACCATCGTAATTCTAAGCATACTCCAATTGAGCATATACAAACTTTTTATTGTAGTTTTATGGATATTTGTGACGCACAATTCGATGGTTTAATTGTTACAGGTGCTCCGTTAGGATTGGTTGATTTTTGTGATATTGTTTTTTGGTCTGAAATAAAAACTATTTTTTTGTGGGCGTTAGAACACGTAACAACATCGTTGTTTATTTGTTGGGCTGCTCAAGCGGCGTTATATGTATTATATGATTTACCTAAAGTTACTAGAAAAGAAAAGTTAATGGGTGTTTATTTGCATAAAACATTAAATGTTCATGCTTTATTGACACGAGGTTTTGATGGTTATTTTTATGTTCCTCATTCTCGTTACAGTGATTTTTCTGCTGAAGTTATTCGTCGGTTTACAGATTTAGAAGTTTTAGTTGAATCTGATATAGCAGGGGCGTATTTGTTTACTAGTCACGATAAGCGTTTAGTGTTTATTACAGGACATCCAGAATATGATTTATTGACTTTGGCACAAGAGTATTATCGTGATTTAAAGAATGGATTAAGAGTGGTTGTGCCTGAAAATTATTTTCCAGAAAACAATCCCAATTTGCTTCCATTAATGAATTGGCGTAGTCACGGATATTTATTGTTTTCTAATTGGTTAAATTATTATGTATATCAGAAGGTCCCTTATGATATAAGGGACGGCGTTAAATAA
- the rsmD gene encoding 16S rRNA (guanine(966)-N(2))-methyltransferase RsmD encodes MKFAATINKNHHTKQNKKGKIRIIGGRWKGKKINITQHHSLRPTTNQIRETLFNWLIPVINESKCLDCFAGSGALGLEALSRNANTVTFLEKNKKISNKLYQTIQLLNAQKQATIIHTNSNTWLANPTNKKNQYNIIFLDPPFEKWCYILSTIQLLEKFQYLTKNAWIYIENSKINNNNIIKIIPKHWQLHKKKLLEKSHTKFILD; translated from the coding sequence ATGAAATTCGCTGCCACCATAAACAAAAATCATCATACAAAACAAAATAAAAAAGGAAAAATACGCATCATTGGAGGAAGATGGAAAGGAAAAAAAATCAACATAACGCAACACCACTCATTAAGACCCACTACGAATCAAATACGAGAAACGCTATTCAACTGGCTAATACCAGTAATAAATGAATCTAAATGTTTAGATTGTTTTGCCGGCAGTGGAGCACTAGGATTAGAAGCACTATCTAGAAATGCTAATACAGTAACATTTTTAGAAAAAAACAAAAAAATTAGTAACAAATTGTACCAAACAATACAACTCTTAAATGCACAAAAACAAGCTACAATTATACATACAAACAGCAACACGTGGTTAGCTAACCCCACAAATAAAAAAAATCAATACAATATTATTTTTTTAGATCCACCATTCGAAAAATGGTGCTATATACTGAGCACTATACAACTATTGGAAAAATTTCAATATCTCACCAAAAACGCTTGGATTTACATAGAAAACTCAAAAATCAATAACAATAATATTATAAAAATTATTCCCAAACATTGGCAATTACATAAAAAAAAACTACTGGAAAAATCTCATACCAAATTTATATTAGATTAA
- the ftsY gene encoding signal recognition particle-docking protein FtsY, translating into MYNNKILFTKLKNSLVNTRKKLGDSLFTLFHGAKKIDDTLLSQLEDQLLIADVGVHTAKKIITSLSYRCSSASNLLVDRDVYFILREEMSKILSVIDHSLMILEKKRPFVILVVGVNGVGKTSVIGKLAYHYRCEGRSVVLGAADTFRAAAVEQLKILGAESGVCVISHNCGSDPASVVYDAFQFAKSKYIDVLIIDTAGRLQNKSHLMAELKKIVRVIKKFDINSPDEIMIVLDSTIGQNSVNQVLLFNECIGITGIVMSKLDGTSKGGVLFSIVDRFNIPIRYVSCGKLISDLHCFSVNDFVESIFN; encoded by the coding sequence GTGTACAACAATAAAATATTATTTACTAAGTTAAAGAATAGTTTAGTGAATACTCGAAAGAAATTAGGAGATAGTTTATTTACATTGTTTCATGGTGCTAAAAAAATTGATGATACTCTACTAAGTCAATTAGAAGATCAGTTATTAATTGCTGATGTTGGTGTGCATACGGCTAAGAAGATTATTACTTCTTTATCGTATCGTTGTTCTTCTGCATCGAATTTACTTGTTGATCGAGATGTTTATTTTATTTTACGTGAAGAAATGTCAAAGATATTATCTGTTATTGATCATTCATTAATGATACTTGAAAAAAAAAGACCATTTGTCATTTTAGTGGTTGGTGTTAATGGTGTTGGTAAGACAAGTGTAATTGGGAAGTTAGCATATCATTATCGTTGTGAGGGGAGAAGTGTAGTTCTTGGTGCAGCTGATACTTTTCGAGCTGCAGCAGTTGAGCAGCTTAAAATATTAGGTGCTGAAAGTGGTGTTTGTGTGATATCGCATAATTGTGGTAGTGATCCTGCTTCAGTTGTTTATGATGCTTTTCAATTTGCTAAATCAAAGTACATAGATGTTTTAATTATAGATACTGCTGGTAGATTGCAAAATAAAAGCCATTTAATGGCTGAATTAAAAAAAATTGTTCGAGTTATTAAAAAGTTTGATATTAATTCTCCTGATGAGATTATGATTGTTTTGGATTCTACAATTGGTCAAAATTCTGTTAATCAAGTATTGTTATTTAATGAGTGTATTGGAATTACAGGTATTGTTATGAGTAAGTTAGATGGTACTTCTAAAGGTGGTGTTTTATTTTCTATTGTTGATCGATTTAATATTCCTATTAGATATGTATCTTGTGGAAAATTGATTTCTGATTTACATTGTTTTAGTGTTAATGATTTTGTTGAATCTATTTTTAATTAG